TGAATAGAACCATTTCGGAGCCATTCAAAACATTCTCCTGTCTCCTAAAACAAATGATGAATATTGTTATTTGTGATCAAAGCAAAGACCTGTTTCCAGAGCAAATAACGTGTGTGTAGGTGATGCTGCAGAGAAATGCCTGGGCTCTGTGGACAAATTATAGAGGACATTCTGCATGCCTGTCTGAACTGTGAGTAAAGACTTCAAATATCTTCTCCCTAAAGAATCTTAGGGCTGCTTGTCATTCATTAAAGGAATTCTTCTCAATTGGAGAACAGCCCCTCTGCCGTGGCTTTATGTTTAAGTTAAATTCTTGTCTCTGAGTGACTGACAGAGCTCACTGGGACAGCTTCTCTCCTTCTGTTGACCTGTTTGGAAAGACAAGTccgctgtgtgttttttcactGACTTGGAGTCAGTTCCATGCATGACATGTTAAATACTGTAGGATTTTCCTCCTTAGGACAaaatgtcttttggttccaagaaaaacaaaagttacAGGAAGGGAGCACAGTGTGGCAAAACAAAAAAGCCGCCCTATCAAACTGAAATAACTATAATTATTCAGTTCAGAGGGGATTTTTAAATATGTAGCTACTGAATGTGGTCGCCAATTTTCAACATAATAGTGTGTTATACGGAATTAGAAGATAACATCCATGCgcactgatttgtttttttttgtgaggtTGATCTATTTAGTTAACTTCCAATCTCATAGATGTTGTTGCTGCTTTGTGGCTCATTTTTCCATGTTTAGTTATTGATTCTGTGGACctgcacatacatgcacacaattATGAGCTTATGCTGTCTCGTGCTCAAAGTGAAATGAAAGCTACGACAGACTAACTTGCAAAAGTAGAAAATATCAAAAAGTAAATACAGTAACAGAGGAAACGAATTTATTATGTGTGGTAATGACTTCTTCATTAATTGTATAATGTCAAGTATAGATGCATATGTCTTTGTGATGTTGTTGCCGTTGTATAAAAAGGGCAGGATGTGAGGCACATAAACAGGGCCCCGATTTCTGTGCTACATCACTGTGGTCGTGTGTTGTGGATGTACTGAGGAGAACAGTATGTGAACATATCAGTTCTCTCATTTGATCCTTCCTAATGCTCACTCAACCTAGAAATCATCCTTTATCTGGGAGCTTCTGATCTCTGCTCTGAGGAGCCATGAGCATTCACCAGAATTCATCAATACTAACCTCAATGCTACCAGCCTACCTGGAACAAGACATTCATGGTCCAGGGCGGAAAACTTATAATTGCTGGAATGGTACTAATACAACCAAGCCCATTGAGATGGGAGTTATGCAATTTGAAGAAGGAACACAAGAGGATTCAGCAGATTCCAGGTACAACATTTGAGATCTCCAGATCCAGGAGAGCTCAGTCCAGAGAACAGCTCAGATACTCCAGAACCCTCAGTCTCTCAGGCCACATGGTGGAAAAgggacatttattttgtatatatagtatatattacCACTTTCCTCTGAAGCATCTGGACTAAGATATCATGATTAGACacatatataaaagataaataattattaacaaaCAGAATATCAACACATGGTGAactccgtcctgggagagggatccctcacatgtaaCATCTAGTTTTCtacgtctttttgtttttacccatAGTGAATAGgttgttttggtagtttttcctcactcttgttgagggtaaaGGACAGAatatgtgatttgtgaatatgggctacacaaataacatttgattggtTGATCCATACATAATAAATGAATTTAGAAAAGAGTGACAGATGTTGGTCAAACCGTTTCTAAAAGCCTACTGGTAAGTGTTTGGACAGTGTGTACATTTAACGGGAATACAGGCATCAGTCAATCTGAAGTCAATACATAACACTGCACCTCTCTGACAGCTGACCGGGTGCTGTCGTCATCAGAAAGGGACGTCACTTCAGATGACAGCGTCAGGCCGCAGAATGTGGGATGAGCAGAGGCATGCGGTGCAGACGTCACGGCGAAATCTGATCTGAGACTGCAGGCCTGGGCGTGGCGCTGTCACGTGACCTGTGGCTCTGCACGGTCATGTGGGTGGGGCGCTGCTACGGAAGCCTTTGATTGTAGCCAGCTAACGAGTTAGCATCCTGAAAATGGCCAGCTGGGGGAGGGTCTCTGCGGTGCTGAGGAACGTATTGAGGGGCCCCCGTACTCTGGGGAGCTCCGCTGTCTGCCGGGCAGtggctcctgttgttgtgggcTCGGTTGTAGCGGGAGGCCTCCTCTGTTATTATCAGCACCATGCTAACAACAGAGCTAATATCCGGACTCTGCCCTTCACTGTTCACGCTGATGAAGAGAAGGTGAGAGcggacacccacacacacactcagacactggGCCTGGTACGTTTCATATGTGAGTTATTTAAACGCATAGCAGCTAAATGTGCGTCAGCGCTACAGACAGGGCGTGAACACTTAGTATCAACAATGACGCCCTCTAGCGGCcactcactgacacagcacACAGACTGTGTATCCTGACTAAAGCTCGTTCTTCTCCTGCCTGTGATGATCATGGTGTTTGTCTGTGCTGCTTTaggaagctgctgctcctcctctctccgccAGGAAGGTCCGCTTCAACAAGTTTGCCTCAGTGGTCTGCGAGCAGGAGCCCTACATGACCCCCAGAGACTTCCTGTTCTCTGTCATGCTGGAGAAGGTCGACCGTAAGCTGCTCTTTGTCCTGCCCATGACACTGTGGAGCCCGAATGGAGTCTGACATAGGACTGGGCAATAAAACCATATctataattatcacaatatagCTTTCATGAAAAGCAACGTAGTCCAGCATATATTGATTCAATGCTTAGCCATTCTGCAACCAAACTGATACGATGAAGTAGTAGTATTATTGAAGAAAATAATTTGAgatttttacattacatgttgGTAGAGTTAAGGCATAATTTAACAAGAAAAAGTCActatgacaataaagttgtaatattaagaTAATAAAATCGTAATTGAGAGCTAAGTCATAATTCAACAGGACAAAGAGTGATTATCAGGACAATAAAGGGAtcatttaaagagaaaaagtCATAATGAGAATAAAGCTTTAGTTAAAATGAGAAAAGattcataaataaacatgaaaattCATCTTAATATGATCAGTCGTGCTTTAGTTGTTATTAAACAAGAAGGTCCCACAGTGAGGAGGTGTAACACTTGACCGATCTACCTCAGAGTAGTAAAATGTttgaaaccacaaccttcactcaggagcgaAAATCTGTGTGTAAagttattgtgataattatctgTATAAATTGATAAGAAACATACACACTAAGCACTGGCCAAtcggcttgctgctccctcactgcgaagAACAGTTGAATGTTCATAAAGAGTGGAAATATAAAATTGTTGCACTTTAAAGCATCATCGCTCCTTTAATCATCATTCGACTGACAAAACTGAATAACATCATTGATGAGTATACGTATATAATATCATGTGTGAGTTTGATTGTGATGGGAATTGTAATTTATGTTCATTTGACGAATGACACATAACTTATAAATGTAACTAGGCTGCCTACAAAAATACTTTACTTAAAAAACTAACTATGAGAGTAAAACGTGTGTTAAtgacacttttttttctattcagGCAGCCGTTTTAATCAGCAGTTCACTTGTGATAGCAGTAGTTACAGTTAGATTAAGGCTATAAGTGAACTATTGAAACCATTGAAAATTACTTCAAAATGTCCACCTAATAATCCTACAAATACACATGTTTCATTCTTGTGTCATGTGGTTGTTCATTGTTGATGGTTTCAAAAGGCCTTAAATTAATGCATCTATGTTGAACACTAAAACCTGGCCGACCCTCAGACATATAAAACCAAGATGCATGGAATGAATTTACATGTAATGCTGACCTCCTGCTGTTAatcttttctgtctgttttcatgTAGGGAAGCTCCAGAAGAAGAATCTTACAACACAGGTATGTCACATCTCCCCTTCTCTGCACATGAGGAGCCCAGTCATACTTTGGGACTAAAGGTGCTGTCGTCTGTTTCCTGTTGGTGTCTCTCCAGGAAGTTAATAAGATGTTGGTCGCTGCGTCTAAAGCGTGTGCTGGTAACGATCTGTTCAGAACCTTGGGAGACAATGGTGAGTTGTTAATCTGTCGTCAGAGGGGAGTTAATACACAGGAGCTCCGGGCCTAATACCCTGGATTCTCTGAGACTGGATTCAGGTCACACTTAActtgtgtttatctgtgtatTGGAAAATACGTCTGTATGTTTGCACGTTATTTCTTTTCAATATCAATTGTTATATTTCTTGGTTATCTTCTGTCCAAAGGAAAATGTATCGTCCATGTCTTTATGTATTGCAGGCCTGATATCTTACACAGAGTACCTGTTCCTGCTCACCATACTCACCAGTAAGTCACTCATACATCTCCGAACCTTACACGAGCTGCAGGGCCTTGTACTTCCCTGACTCAAGTTATTAATACTAAGTAGTAATCTCAATAAAGGATTTGCATGGGATCTTTTGTTTGCATTCAGTGATGATACTGCTTTTTTCCACAATTCTGTTCAACCTTTGCACACTTGCACATTTAGAGTGGAGAGCGACAGTTTCTCAGCAGCTGCTGATATTTGTTCCTAAGATGTCCACTTACCAAAtaaattgatttgtttgaagTCATCTGTATTAAGAAAACTAGACAGAGTCCTGATAACTGTCGATGCTTTGCTGTTGCAGAGCCGCGCACAGGATTTCACATAGCCTTCAAAATGCTTGATGTGGACGGCAATGAACAAGTGGACAAAAAGGAATTTCTCAAGGTAGGACCTCTGACATATCCAGCTTATTTAGCAGAGAAAGAATCAAAGGAATAGTTAACGTGATATAGTCACAAGGGATAATTTGTGTTACAGACAGGATTATGATTCTGTTTGTTCACATGTCTGTGTGCACCTAAATGTCTAAATATAACCACTTTTAATGCTGCCGCTGATGCCACAACAGTGTAAGTAAGGAGACGTGGAACTGTGTGAAGGTGAGGAACAGCTGCAGTGCTCGTGTCATCTGTTCTGTGTTTAGAGCCTGAGTCTGCTCCTCAATTTACGCcagttattatatatttattatattactcACAGTTTTTGTCTCGTCCAATCAGGCTTGTGCTCTTTGATGACAAGCAGACCTCTGCTTGCTGAGTCTAGCTAAGGCCTAGACTAGTAGACTGCATGTTGGCACGTCATGAACCTTGTGTTGTATTGTTTCGTGTTGTGACTTGGTGCAAAGGCCCAAAGCGTTCAGTAATACGAGCCAAGTGCATGAGATCTGCTCcagtctcctgtgtgtgtgtgatttagatGAAGGTTGCATCTCTGGTTTGATCTGTGAAATTAtacttttttgttcttttttgtttggtAGTTCAGAGAAGAAGGATGTATGCACTCATAAAAATCTAGTTCATACATtttctctggttaaatagaaaaaataatattttcttttttatttactgaagcTCAAGAAAATTATTGGGAAAAGTAAATTGAGAGTTCCTAAGGACACTGAGGTGAGTATTCACATTCTCTTAAAATAATACATAACTCTCCTTTTTCGGAATAATTTATTAAGTGTAACATGTTATCATTCAGATTAAATGTTAACTATACACGTTACATGTTGTTTACAGAAACCAGCAGAGGAAGGTGAAGGTGTGAAGACGACACTACAGGCCTACTTCTTTGGGAAGGAAGGAGAAAACAAGTTGCAGTACAAGGACTTCCTCAAGTAAGAGAATGGCCTCTACAGAAACACTTTgcaaagggaaagaaaatgagGCCATCCCACAATTCCTTGAAATAGCAAAATTCAAAGTTCTGCACTATTCCACACCAATGAAATCGGTACATGTATGTAGCCAGGAGTAAGTGCAATAAAATTCTAGCACGGCTGTTTTATATTCGTAAGCCGTCAGTAACTCTATCCCCGATTCCTCGACCTCATGATGTTTTCCGCaaaggaaaatatgtttttgtaatgCACTACAGCAGCAATAGTCTGACTCACTGTAGATATGTTTGCAATTGGCTGCGAGTCACATGCAGCCTCCTCCTACCTGCCTGCCATCTGCATGTTATTGTTTTCAAAACCCTCTTctctacaggaaacagcaactAGAATCAACACGCTGAAAATCACATGTTTTGACAAAGATTTGGATCTTGCGATCACACAGGCAACCTAACGTATTGCTGATTTGCGGGGTGTTTTCTATGCAGTGAATTAGCCATTGTAATGACGGTGCTCGCCACCCGGCATACGTTTCACCAAAACACTATTTTGCAGGGCGCAATCACTGCAGACATGATTTAGGTCCTTTTTTTATTAGTCACAAAGTTGCAGTGCATCAAGCCTGTTATGGTAGTGTATTTACACAGGTGAATGAAAACTGTTAGGCTGGCCtttgaaatacaaacaaacattgaGGTTGACATAGAAAGAAAACTGTAAGCTGATGTTTAATCCCTATCATAATTTTGTCTTGTATAAATACAGAGTTTACAGTAGAATAAAGTCACACTAACTatatcatctttatttatacagtaGGTGAATCAGTGTTTAAAAAACAGGACTTTTTCCACAGAATTGAGACTTCATTGTAAAGAATGGTTTTAGTGTTAGAAATAGTAATAAAGTGATTAGCCAATATTGTCACATTTCCAGTAAACCATGTGTCCTTCAGGTTCATGGAGGACCTGCAGGCGGAGGTCCAGGAGATGGAGTTCCTGCAGTTCTCCAGAGGTATGGACACAATGCGAAGAGAAGACTTTGCAGAGTGGCTGCTTCACTACACCAACGTAGAACACAATGACATCTATTGGGAAaacatgaggaagaggatcccAGCAGGACAGGTAATGAGTCTCCTCTGCCACTCTCACATGTAACAGAAATGCTGTGAAAATGACTTTTAATGTCACTTGACAGTGAACTGACCCATTTTGTGTTGCAGAGCATCACATTTGATGAGTTCAGAGCCTTCTGCCTGTTCACCAACAATCTGGAGGACTTTTCCTTTTCAATGAAAATGGTCTCTGGAACCAACCGTCCTGTTGGAATGGGTAAGAGCTCGTCTTGTCAGGACAGTATCCTCCTCACACTATTGACAGTGGATGACATGTTTTCTGCTTGTGATTGCAGCCCAGTTTAAGCGAGCTGTGAGGATCGCCACGGGACATGATCTGTCTGTAAATGTGCTGGACACCGTGTTTAAACTCTTTGATATGGACGGAGACAACTGTCTGAGCCATAAGGAATTCATTGGTGTGATGAAGGACAGAGTACTGCGAGGGCTGAAGGTGAGGTCATCCATCTGAAACGtcttacctctgccaaggagtttatgttttcagccctgttggtttgtttgtttctttctttgtgagCAAGAATTGGCACAAATATTGGGTGGATCCCCAATacacttagtggaaggatgtggtatgggtcaggcaAGATCACATTCAGTTCTGCTTCTGATCTGAATCCAGGAATTTGTTATAATTTACTTTAACATTGTGGGATAGGGTGTTtctagaaaaaaaattgtaagttgcaATTATGTCTACATAAATGTTTAcattcagttgtttcatattatGCAGATAGCGAATCTGACTGCTACTAACATTTTGAGACACTTTT
This genomic window from Pleuronectes platessa chromosome 15, fPlePla1.1, whole genome shotgun sequence contains:
- the micu2 gene encoding calcium uptake protein 2, mitochondrial isoform X1; translated protein: MASWGRVSAVLRNVLRGPRTLGSSAVCRAVAPVVVGSVVAGGLLCYYQHHANNRANIRTLPFTVHADEEKEAAAPPLSARKVRFNKFASVVCEQEPYMTPRDFLFSVMLEKVDRKLQKKNLTTQEVNKMLVAASKACAGNDLFRTLGDNGLISYTEYLFLLTILTKPRTGFHIAFKMLDVDGNEQVDKKEFLKLKKIIGKSKLRVPKDTEKPAEEGEGVKTTLQAYFFGKEGENKLQYKDFLKFMEDLQAEVQEMEFLQFSRGMDTMRREDFAEWLLHYTNVEHNDIYWENMRKRIPAGQSITFDEFRAFCLFTNNLEDFSFSMKMVSGTNRPVGMAQFKRAVRIATGHDLSVNVLDTVFKLFDMDGDNCLSHKEFIGVMKDRVLRGLKVQPDGFSGYWKCVKKETLKAAKEALGDTGCPF
- the micu2 gene encoding calcium uptake protein 2, mitochondrial isoform X2, encoding MASWGRVSAVLRNVLRGPRTLGSSAVCRAVAPVVVGSVVAGGLLCYYQHHANNRANIRTLPFTVHADEEKEAAAPPLSARKVRFNKFASVVCEQEPYMTPRDFLFSVMLEKVDRKLQKKNLTTQEVNKMLVAASKACAGNDLFRTLGDNGLISYTEYLFLLTILTKPRTGFHIAFKMLDVDGNEQVDKKEFLKLKKIIGKSKLRVPKDTEKPAEEGEGVKTTLQAYFFGKEGENKLQYKDFLKFMEDLQAEVQEMEFLQFSRGMDTMRREDFAEWLLHYTNVEHNDIYWENMRKRIPAGQSITFDEFRAFCLFTNNLEDFSFSMKMVSGTNRPVGMAQFKRAVRIATGHDLSVNVLDTVFKLFDMDGDNCLSHKEFIGVMKDRVLRGLKPDGFSGYWKCVKKETLKAAKEALGDTGCPF